The Pseudarthrobacter sp. BIM B-2242 region TGCCTGCCAGGACGGCGTCCTGGTGGACGAATTTTGCCGGACAAACGTCCCTGGCATCTACGCCGCCGGAGACGTCACCCGCTTCACCAGCCCGTTCAGCGGCGCCAGCCAGCGGCTGGAATCCATCCAGAACGCGAACGCCCAGGCCGAGGCCCTGGTCAGCGACATCCTCGGCAGCCAGCCCAGGACCCCGGAGGTCCCGTGGTTCTGGACCGTCCAGCACGGTGTCCGCCTGCAGACTGCCGGCGTAATGCACCCGGATGATGAAGTCATTGTGCGCGGGGAGCCGGCCACCGGGAAATTCTCCGTGGTGTACCTGCGCGAGGGCCGGCTGGCCTCCGTGGACACCGTGGGTGGACTGACCGATTTCCGCCCGGCCAAGAAACTGATCCCTGCCGGCCTGCTGCTCGACCCCAGTTTGGTTGAGGACCCGGCCGTGAAGCTTGAAGACGCCGTGACCGGCGAAGATCCCCGTTCGGCCATCCTCGAGACCGCAGCAGCACTGGTCTGACAAACCGCACAACTTCCAAGAAAAGAGCACCAGATGAGCACCAACACCCTGACCGTAGTGGACCGCGAAGGCCAGCAGCATGCCGTGGCGTGGGAGCCGGAGCAAAGCCTGATGGAGGCCCTGCGGGACAACGACCTCCCTGTCCTGGCGTCCTGCGGCGGAACAGCCTCCTGCGCCACCTGCCATGTCTTCCTGGACGGCGACATCGTCACAAGCCTCGGCGAACGGAGCGAGGACGAGGCCGAGCTGCTGGTGGACGCCGAAGGCTTCAGCGAGGACTGCTCGCGGCTGTCCTGCCAGGTCACGTTTGAAGACCGGCTGAACGGTATGACCGTCACCCTCGCGCCCGAAGAGTAAGCCGGAGCAATGACAGTGCCCCCGTCGCCGATCAGGCGACGGGGGCACTGCCATTTGCTGTGTGGTGCCTACCGGACAGGGTTGTTCACTTCGCGCTCCACCGTTGCGGCGGCATGCTGTTCACGACGCAGCGCAGTGCCCTCGAGATAGGGTGCGCCCAGCTTCTCGATGGGCGTCCTGTACGTCTCGCGGGAGTAAAAAACACAGACGCCGGCAATGAGCATGCAGACAGTCGCAAAGACGGCCACGGGGAGCCAGCCCGTTACTCCCGGCGTCAGGAGCATGCTGGCGATCATCGGCGCGAATCCGGCGAGCACCAGGCCCAGCTGGTTGCCCAGTGCCATGCCCGTGTAGCGCACGGGAGTGGCGAACTGCTCGG contains the following coding sequences:
- a CDS encoding 2Fe-2S iron-sulfur cluster-binding protein, whose product is MSTNTLTVVDREGQQHAVAWEPEQSLMEALRDNDLPVLASCGGTASCATCHVFLDGDIVTSLGERSEDEAELLVDAEGFSEDCSRLSCQVTFEDRLNGMTVTLAPEE